In one window of Lewinella sp. 4G2 DNA:
- a CDS encoding pyrroloquinoline quinone-dependent dehydrogenase, producing MHKLLSLPLLLLLLCTCAGDKSGPNAEGVDTDWQDFTTWAHYGGDLGLNHYSSSTQISAANVDQLEVAWTYRTGDADTANASQIQCNPIVVDGVLYGSTPQMRLFAVDAATGKHHWTFDPDDDALDENGSVYKHIMINSRGLTHWKGDDQTRLFFTAGSLTYAIDAADGSVIKSFGTDGYIDLHKDLGRDVDENFVVSTSPGIVFEDLLIMGTRVDETLPAAPGHIRAYDVRTGELAWIFHTIPQPGEQGYETWDNPTAWEYTGGGNPWSGFSLDPERGVVYCGTGSSSYDFYGANRPGTNLFANCILALDARTGERKWHYQTVHHDLWDKDHPTPPMLVTVDHDGNQVDAVAQVTKNGDLFLLDRDSGEPLFPVEEVPVPTEGAFPEEYVHPTQPKPTLPKPFGRQELTPNDLNPYMSEADKEAALAEFQASRYGHPYLPPGEQKIIFFPGMDGGAEWGGPAFDPETGLLYVNANNIARFLEMIPNTWEAPGPETWARAGHRIYNQHCLNCHGTDRAGTGNNPSLINIGDRYDTPTFSSLMRRGRRMMPAFGHLEEEEINALASFVLEQEKEGKRGFTIVPKSPEEDPTFLPYKLKGYTKFLASDGMPAISPPWGTLTAINLNTGEHAWQVPLGEYAHYKAAGYPATGTENYGGPVVTAGGLLFIAATSDGLIRAFDKASGEIVWEHELPASGFATPSVYELNGRQYIVIACGGGKLGTKASDAYVAFALPGRD from the coding sequence ATGCACAAGCTCCTCTCCCTCCCGCTCCTCCTCCTTTTGCTCTGCACCTGCGCGGGCGACAAATCCGGACCGAACGCAGAAGGGGTTGATACAGATTGGCAAGACTTCACCACCTGGGCCCACTACGGCGGCGACCTCGGGCTGAACCACTACAGCTCCTCCACCCAGATCAGTGCCGCCAACGTTGACCAACTTGAAGTCGCCTGGACTTACCGAACCGGGGACGCAGATACCGCCAACGCCTCCCAGATCCAGTGCAACCCGATTGTGGTGGATGGCGTGCTCTACGGTTCCACCCCACAAATGCGTCTATTCGCCGTCGATGCCGCAACCGGCAAACACCACTGGACCTTTGACCCGGACGATGACGCCCTCGACGAAAACGGATCCGTATACAAACACATCATGATCAATAGCCGGGGCCTGACGCACTGGAAAGGTGACGATCAGACCCGCCTCTTCTTCACTGCCGGTAGCCTGACTTACGCCATTGATGCCGCCGACGGAAGTGTGATCAAAAGCTTTGGCACCGACGGCTACATTGACCTGCACAAAGATTTGGGACGCGACGTCGACGAAAATTTCGTGGTCTCCACCAGCCCGGGAATCGTCTTTGAAGACCTACTGATCATGGGTACCCGCGTTGACGAAACGCTGCCCGCCGCCCCCGGCCACATTCGCGCTTACGACGTCAGGACGGGAGAATTGGCCTGGATCTTCCACACCATCCCCCAACCTGGCGAGCAAGGCTACGAAACTTGGGACAACCCCACGGCCTGGGAATACACCGGCGGCGGCAACCCCTGGAGCGGCTTTAGCCTCGACCCCGAACGCGGCGTGGTGTACTGCGGGACGGGCTCCTCCAGCTACGACTTCTACGGCGCCAACCGCCCCGGCACTAACCTTTTCGCCAACTGTATTCTCGCCCTCGATGCCCGCACCGGCGAACGGAAATGGCATTACCAAACCGTCCACCACGACCTGTGGGATAAGGACCACCCCACCCCGCCCATGCTGGTGACCGTCGACCACGACGGAAATCAAGTAGACGCGGTCGCCCAGGTCACGAAGAACGGTGACCTGTTTCTCCTCGACCGCGATTCCGGCGAACCCCTCTTTCCGGTGGAGGAAGTACCCGTCCCGACGGAGGGCGCTTTTCCCGAAGAGTACGTCCACCCCACCCAGCCTAAACCCACTTTGCCCAAACCCTTCGGCCGCCAGGAATTAACGCCAAATGACCTCAATCCTTACATGAGCGAAGCGGATAAGGAGGCCGCGCTGGCGGAGTTTCAGGCCTCACGTTACGGCCACCCCTACCTGCCACCGGGAGAACAAAAGATCATCTTTTTCCCGGGTATGGACGGCGGTGCCGAATGGGGCGGCCCGGCTTTTGATCCGGAGACGGGATTGCTCTACGTCAACGCCAACAACATCGCCCGCTTCCTCGAAATGATCCCCAACACTTGGGAAGCACCCGGCCCGGAAACCTGGGCCAGGGCCGGCCACCGCATCTACAACCAGCACTGCCTGAACTGCCACGGCACCGACCGGGCAGGGACTGGCAACAACCCTTCGCTCATCAACATCGGGGACCGGTACGATACGCCGACCTTTTCCTCCCTGATGCGGCGGGGCCGACGCATGATGCCGGCTTTTGGCCACCTGGAAGAAGAGGAGATTAACGCTCTAGCCAGCTTCGTCTTGGAACAAGAAAAGGAGGGGAAAAGAGGCTTTACGATAGTCCCTAAATCGCCGGAGGAGGATCCTACTTTCCTTCCCTACAAATTAAAAGGTTACACCAAATTCCTGGCCTCGGATGGCATGCCGGCGATTTCCCCGCCCTGGGGTACGCTCACCGCCATCAACCTGAATACCGGCGAACACGCCTGGCAGGTCCCCCTCGGTGAGTACGCGCACTACAAAGCAGCTGGCTATCCCGCAACCGGGACGGAAAATTACGGCGGGCCAGTGGTTACGGCGGGCGGCCTACTCTTCATCGCCGCTACGTCGGATGGGCTCATCCGGGCCTTCGATAAAGCATCGGGCGAGATAGTTTGGGAACATGAATTACCAGCCTCGGGCTTCGCCACGCCTTCCGTGTACGAGTTGAATGGTCGCCAGTATATCGTCATCGCCTGCGGTGGCGGGAAGCTGGGTACAAAAGCGAGTGATGCGTACGTTGCGTTTGCGCTTCCGGGGCGTGACTAG
- a CDS encoding right-handed parallel beta-helix repeat-containing protein encodes MLRILLTLLILVPALSHATSVKVSEAYGYDATDATNFLRQALGPNSTADTVIIDNVGEWFSERIFVNRDDVTILLEPGTIVTGLAGAFEDTNFKFFNIRGRSNVHFIGYGATIRMVPGVSFSEGDPGGFRHLLNFGGCTNISVIGLELRDSGGDGIQVSKNFQDGGKDFCENVVIRDCFLDNNYRQGISITGGKNVLIENCEVTNTEGALPSSGIDFEPSFPEEVIQNCVVRNCRITDNAGRGIQNGFGKSDATTPPIKVLIEDTYIARNGTSNSRVKAGGITLNVGNNGVTGNVTVRNVLIEDQPYDGLFLKSAPASVTVDLENVILRNVANHPDTLNTASVGDTVFRIARPIQIEANFRNPTLPFGGVTFTNVVVEQDQDIQYLVATGNNQPDRTLQDVTGNITVISPFTPTEIFSEGGNVDNVGIVTTALTNWPSAEVSITALDEIIAESPADSGAFEISLSNALSVPAPVLYDVTGSATNRIDYNYAPGLVVVPAGATDRNYFVKARRDNEVEESEDITFNLNANTPFQISPPVVGRAEAATISIGATSLPVAWGEVVIGRNRDCRSGFVRWETTAETDVRSFQVEYRVAGSSEWRSINQEVPAGVFTYGQTIDRKLLVPGTVFRVKQYDWDGRVNTSPLATVLDHGCPPQDLKLGIYPQPARGGFHLVRVQESPAILRILDFTGREVHRSAVRGVSAYVNINLPAGTYLITVSDGSPVSRLVVH; translated from the coding sequence ATGCTACGGATCTTACTCACTCTCCTTATTCTAGTGCCCGCACTGAGCCACGCGACCTCCGTCAAAGTATCGGAAGCCTACGGCTACGATGCGACGGATGCTACCAACTTTTTGCGGCAGGCCCTGGGCCCGAACAGCACCGCGGATACCGTCATTATCGATAACGTTGGGGAATGGTTTAGCGAACGGATCTTCGTAAACCGGGACGACGTCACCATCCTGCTTGAGCCGGGTACGATTGTCACTGGACTGGCGGGAGCGTTTGAGGACACCAACTTTAAATTCTTCAATATCCGGGGCCGCAGTAACGTCCACTTTATCGGCTACGGCGCGACGATTCGGATGGTGCCGGGCGTGTCATTTTCGGAGGGTGACCCCGGCGGTTTTCGCCACTTGCTCAACTTTGGTGGCTGCACCAACATCAGCGTGATCGGTTTGGAGCTTCGGGACTCCGGCGGGGACGGGATTCAGGTGAGCAAAAACTTCCAGGACGGAGGCAAAGACTTTTGCGAAAACGTGGTCATTCGCGACTGCTTCCTGGACAATAACTACCGCCAGGGCATCAGCATTACCGGTGGGAAGAATGTACTGATCGAAAATTGTGAGGTGACGAATACGGAAGGCGCCCTCCCTTCTTCCGGAATTGATTTCGAGCCCTCCTTTCCCGAGGAGGTCATCCAAAACTGCGTGGTACGTAATTGCCGGATCACCGACAACGCCGGGCGGGGAATTCAAAATGGGTTCGGCAAATCGGACGCTACAACACCTCCAATTAAAGTGTTGATCGAAGACACCTACATCGCGCGTAATGGAACGAGCAATTCCAGGGTCAAGGCCGGCGGGATTACGCTGAACGTGGGCAACAATGGCGTGACGGGCAACGTCACGGTGCGCAACGTCCTGATCGAAGACCAGCCCTACGACGGTCTGTTTCTTAAGTCCGCCCCCGCCAGTGTTACCGTTGATTTGGAGAACGTGATACTGCGCAACGTTGCCAACCATCCGGACACGTTGAACACGGCGAGCGTGGGTGACACTGTATTTCGGATCGCCCGCCCCATTCAAATCGAGGCCAATTTTCGGAATCCTACCCTACCCTTTGGTGGCGTCACCTTCACGAATGTCGTGGTGGAACAGGACCAGGACATCCAGTACCTCGTCGCCACCGGCAACAACCAACCGGATCGGACGCTGCAGGATGTTACGGGCAACATCACCGTAATTAGCCCATTTACGCCCACGGAAATCTTTTCAGAAGGGGGGAATGTCGACAATGTGGGCATTGTAACGACTGCCCTTACCAACTGGCCGTCGGCAGAGGTAAGCATAACGGCGCTGGACGAAATCATTGCGGAAAGCCCTGCGGATAGTGGAGCTTTTGAGATCAGCCTTAGTAATGCACTGTCCGTCCCGGCACCCGTGTTGTACGACGTAACGGGCTCCGCGACCAACCGTATTGATTACAATTATGCACCCGGTCTCGTGGTGGTGCCTGCTGGTGCAACCGACCGGAACTATTTCGTGAAGGCACGACGGGATAATGAGGTAGAAGAGTCGGAAGACATAACCTTTAATCTTAATGCCAACACCCCATTCCAAATCAGCCCGCCGGTAGTCGGACGGGCTGAAGCCGCGACGATCTCCATTGGCGCTACCAGCTTGCCCGTAGCGTGGGGAGAAGTAGTGATAGGGCGGAACCGTGATTGTAGGAGTGGTTTCGTGAGGTGGGAAACAACAGCGGAAACGGACGTGCGATCCTTTCAAGTTGAGTACCGCGTGGCGGGCAGTTCCGAGTGGCGAAGTATCAACCAGGAGGTCCCGGCCGGTGTCTTTACCTACGGGCAAACCATTGATAGGAAACTACTAGTGCCGGGCACCGTATTTCGGGTGAAGCAATACGATTGGGATGGGCGCGTCAATACCTCGCCACTGGCCACTGTACTAGATCACGGCTGTCCGCCGCAAGATCTTAAGCTTGGAATCTACCCACAGCCAGCCCGAGGAGGCTTTCATCTGGTTCGCGTTCAGGAATCGCCGGCCATCCTACGCATACTCGACTTTACGGGGAGGGAGGTACACCGCTCCGCCGTACGTGGCGTCTCTGCCTACGTCAATATTAATCTCCCAGCGGGGACCTACTTGATTACAGTTTCGGATGGAAGCCCAGTGAGCCGGCTGGTAGTTCATTGA
- a CDS encoding leucine--tRNA ligase → MKFDVQHIDAKWQARWQQDETYKTSSDTSKPKYYVLDMFPYPSGAGLHVGHPLGYIASDIVARSKRQQGFNVLHPMGFDAFGLPAEQYAIDTGVHPSESTAVNTERYKEQMQRLGLSYDWSRSVNTSDPKYYKWSQWIIGQVFEHWYDVDADRARPISELVAHLAEQGTVGLNAAQSEQLNLTAHAWGELSAKEQSDVLMNYRLAFRSVTYVNWCEALGTVLANDEVKDGRSERGNHPVVQKPMLQWSLRITAYADRLLAGLDTVDYSDGLKAQQRNWIGRSTGAQAFFDIEGYEQRLEVFTTRPDTIFGTTFMVIAPEHDLVGELTTDAQQKEIDDYLAYVGSRSEIDRQQETKVTGAFTGSYCINPFTEKRVPIYIAEYVLKDYGTGAIMAVPSDDERDKRFAEKFGIEIIDVVDKSDYPGASLKDKVGKLINSGFLDGMEVKDAIAAATEKLREMGRGKEQVNFRIRDLVFSRQRYWGEPWPIVYNDQDVPELVPVEELPVTLPPMDDFRAVSGVSPLERAKEWNTLPGGRRRETDTMPATAGSNWYYLRYMDPNNDKEFAARDIVDYWQDVDLYVGGAEHAVSHILYSRLIHKFLFDLDKVPTREPYKKLLNQGMIGAPIVNIHLGILLTEDGQRHPIWVSAHATEGQALEVDGLGTGTLVFDGSTGYRKVPLRMIEETSVNNEPSFRLYKDAIDKLAADEAMDAAYFKTILQQAGAFVWEIDKEGRAYLELSAQMGKMSKRYYNVINPDDISERYGTDTFRMYEMFLGPIDQAKPWSVSGIDGVYRFLRRFWNLFVGKGDQLNVSDAEPTKAEMKILHTLIKKVTEDIDKLSFNTCVSAFMVASNELNKAKCNKRAVLEPMVRLIAPFAPHVAEELFAALGGAGSVHHAALPEVEEKWLVEDSHTYPIAFNGKTRLTLDFPAGASMEDIEAAARANDQVAKQLEGKTVRKVIVVPGRMVNFVVG, encoded by the coding sequence ATGAAATTCGACGTACAACACATCGACGCCAAGTGGCAGGCACGGTGGCAGCAGGACGAAACTTACAAGACTTCCTCCGATACCTCCAAGCCGAAGTATTACGTACTGGACATGTTCCCGTACCCCTCCGGCGCCGGGCTACACGTGGGGCACCCACTGGGCTACATAGCCTCGGATATCGTCGCCAGAAGCAAGCGCCAGCAAGGGTTTAACGTCTTGCACCCAATGGGCTTCGACGCCTTCGGACTGCCCGCGGAACAGTACGCCATCGACACGGGGGTACACCCCAGTGAATCCACCGCCGTGAACACGGAGCGGTACAAGGAACAGATGCAACGCCTGGGCTTGAGCTACGACTGGAGCCGCTCCGTCAATACCTCGGACCCTAAATACTACAAATGGTCTCAGTGGATCATCGGCCAGGTCTTCGAGCACTGGTACGACGTTGACGCTGATCGCGCCCGCCCCATCAGCGAATTGGTCGCCCACCTCGCCGAGCAAGGAACCGTGGGGCTGAACGCCGCCCAGAGCGAGCAACTCAACCTGACCGCCCACGCCTGGGGAGAACTGAGCGCCAAGGAGCAATCCGACGTGCTCATGAACTACCGCCTGGCCTTCCGCTCGGTCACCTACGTGAACTGGTGTGAAGCCCTCGGGACGGTACTCGCCAACGACGAGGTAAAGGACGGCCGCAGCGAACGCGGCAACCACCCCGTCGTCCAAAAACCAATGCTGCAGTGGAGCCTCCGCATCACGGCCTACGCCGACCGCCTCCTGGCCGGCCTCGATACCGTGGATTACAGCGACGGCCTCAAAGCCCAACAACGCAATTGGATTGGCCGCAGCACCGGCGCCCAGGCTTTCTTCGACATCGAGGGCTACGAGCAACGACTGGAAGTCTTCACGACCCGCCCCGACACCATCTTTGGCACCACCTTCATGGTAATTGCTCCGGAACACGACCTGGTGGGGGAACTGACGACGGACGCCCAACAAAAAGAAATTGACGATTACCTAGCCTACGTCGGTAGCCGCTCCGAGATCGATCGCCAGCAGGAAACGAAAGTGACCGGTGCCTTCACCGGCAGCTACTGCATCAACCCCTTCACCGAAAAACGCGTCCCGATCTACATCGCCGAGTACGTACTGAAGGACTACGGCACCGGCGCCATCATGGCCGTGCCGAGCGACGACGAACGGGACAAGCGCTTCGCGGAGAAGTTCGGGATCGAAATCATTGACGTCGTCGACAAAAGTGATTACCCCGGCGCTTCGCTTAAGGATAAGGTGGGCAAGCTCATCAACTCCGGCTTCCTGGACGGCATGGAGGTGAAGGACGCCATCGCCGCCGCCACCGAAAAACTACGGGAAATGGGCCGAGGTAAAGAGCAGGTCAACTTCCGCATTCGCGACCTCGTCTTTAGCCGCCAACGCTACTGGGGCGAGCCCTGGCCGATCGTCTACAACGACCAAGACGTGCCTGAGCTGGTGCCGGTTGAAGAACTTCCCGTCACGCTACCGCCGATGGACGACTTCCGCGCCGTCTCCGGCGTTAGCCCCCTCGAGCGGGCCAAGGAATGGAACACGCTGCCCGGCGGTCGTCGCCGGGAGACTGACACCATGCCCGCCACGGCCGGATCCAACTGGTACTACCTGCGGTACATGGACCCCAACAACGATAAGGAGTTCGCCGCCAGGGATATCGTCGATTACTGGCAGGACGTCGACCTCTACGTTGGTGGAGCAGAGCACGCCGTCAGCCACATCCTCTACAGCCGTTTGATCCACAAGTTTCTGTTCGATCTCGACAAGGTCCCCACGCGGGAACCCTACAAGAAACTGCTGAACCAGGGGATGATCGGTGCGCCGATCGTGAATATCCACCTGGGTATTCTGCTGACGGAGGACGGGCAGCGTCACCCGATTTGGGTAAGTGCTCATGCCACTGAAGGTCAAGCACTCGAGGTGGATGGTCTTGGAACAGGGACTCTAGTATTTGACGGCAGCACCGGTTATCGAAAGGTGCCCCTGCGAATGATTGAAGAGACCAGCGTCAATAACGAACCTAGTTTTCGGCTTTATAAGGACGCCATCGACAAACTAGCCGCCGATGAAGCGATGGATGCAGCGTACTTCAAAACCATCCTTCAACAGGCAGGCGCCTTCGTATGGGAAATAGACAAGGAAGGTAGAGCCTACCTAGAACTAAGCGCACAAATGGGCAAAATGTCCAAACGCTACTACAATGTCATTAACCCCGACGACATTAGCGAACGCTACGGCACGGATACCTTCCGGATGTACGAGATGTTCCTCGGCCCCATCGACCAGGCGAAACCCTGGTCCGTTTCGGGCATCGACGGGGTGTACCGTTTCCTGCGCCGCTTCTGGAACCTATTCGTAGGCAAGGGTGACCAACTGAACGTGAGCGACGCCGAGCCCACCAAGGCCGAGATGAAGATCCTCCACACCCTGATCAAAAAGGTGACGGAGGACATCGACAAGCTCAGCTTCAACACCTGTGTCTCCGCCTTCATGGTGGCCAGCAACGAACTGAATAAGGCGAAATGCAACAAGCGCGCCGTTCTGGAACCCATGGTCCGCCTCATCGCGCCCTTCGCGCCGCACGTTGCCGAAGAACTCTTCGCCGCCCTGGGTGGTGCGGGAAGCGTCCACCACGCTGCCCTTCCGGAAGTGGAAGAGAAGTGGTTGGTGGAGGATTCCCACACCTATCCCATTGCCTTTAACGGTAAGACCCGCCTCACGCTGGACTTCCCCGCCGGTGCCTCCATGGAGGACATCGAAGCCGCCGCGCGCGCTAACGACCAAGTTGCCAAGCAGCTGGAAGGGAAGACGGTGCGGAAGGTTATCGTAGTCCCCGGGCGGATGGTGAATTTCGTGGTGGGGTAG
- a CDS encoding helix-turn-helix transcriptional regulator codes for MTDPFNALADPTRRSMLMLLAERPRPVNELTEQFDISRPAVSKHLRVLEGANLVRYARGATDGRQRVVHAELQALMELDDYLSQLRQTWEDRLDKLGNLLDEMK; via the coding sequence ATGACCGACCCCTTCAATGCCCTGGCGGACCCCACCCGGCGCTCCATGCTGATGCTACTCGCCGAACGCCCCCGCCCGGTCAACGAACTGACTGAACAGTTTGACATCAGCCGGCCAGCCGTAAGTAAACACCTGCGGGTGCTGGAAGGCGCCAACCTCGTCCGCTACGCCCGTGGTGCGACCGATGGCCGCCAACGGGTCGTCCACGCCGAACTCCAAGCCCTGATGGAGCTGGATGACTACCTGAGCCAACTCCGCCAAACCTGGGAAGACCGTCTGGACAAGCTGGGCAACCTACTCGACGAAATGAAGTAG
- a CDS encoding SRPBCC domain-containing protein, translated as MKKSIATQKRYPHPIEKVWRAITDPELVSQWLMPTDIKAEVGHRFTFQTDPYPGFDGTVHCEVFTVEEPYELAYTWSGGGLKNTTITFRLKDNGDGTTTLNFHHAGFAGFLNRLIARNVLASGWRGKLLSRQLPALLNDLS; from the coding sequence ATGAAGAAGAGCATCGCTACCCAGAAACGTTACCCTCACCCCATTGAAAAAGTGTGGCGGGCCATCACGGACCCCGAGCTAGTGAGTCAGTGGCTGATGCCGACGGACATCAAAGCCGAAGTAGGCCACCGCTTCACCTTCCAAACGGACCCTTACCCCGGTTTCGACGGCACCGTACACTGCGAAGTATTTACGGTCGAAGAGCCCTACGAACTGGCCTACACCTGGAGCGGCGGAGGCCTGAAAAACACCACGATTACCTTCCGGCTCAAGGACAACGGCGACGGGACGACCACGCTGAATTTCCACCACGCCGGTTTTGCCGGTTTCCTCAACCGCCTCATCGCCAGAAACGTACTGGCCAGCGGATGGCGCGGCAAACTGCTCAGTCGCCAACTTCCGGCCCTCCTCAACGACCTATCATGA
- a CDS encoding DUF5655 domain-containing protein: MKIAILKNLPAKTGHGLDHWLGVLQQLDAPDKRSAISQLKQAGLGHFQAAAVYERSVGEAKYDDAAGLEAKQFNGNTTYADLKKQLLGFGKDVSVRPCQTYVPFYAKRVFAMAAPSAEGMQIGLALDEATATPEAEKVDAFKGSQRMTHVINLPANATLSDGQRDLLHRAYQNNAK, from the coding sequence ATGAAGATTGCCATTCTAAAGAATTTACCTGCCAAAACGGGCCACGGCCTCGACCACTGGCTCGGCGTCCTTCAACAACTCGACGCGCCGGATAAGCGCTCGGCCATTTCCCAATTGAAGCAAGCCGGGCTCGGGCACTTCCAGGCCGCAGCCGTCTACGAACGCTCCGTCGGCGAGGCGAAGTACGACGATGCCGCCGGGCTGGAAGCCAAGCAGTTCAACGGCAATACGACCTACGCTGATCTGAAAAAACAGCTACTTGGCTTTGGGAAGGACGTTTCCGTACGGCCCTGCCAAACCTACGTGCCCTTCTACGCGAAACGCGTATTTGCCATGGCCGCCCCGAGCGCGGAGGGCATGCAGATCGGCCTTGCGCTGGATGAAGCGACAGCTACCCCAGAAGCCGAAAAAGTGGACGCTTTTAAGGGCAGCCAGCGGATGACCCACGTCATCAATTTGCCGGCTAATGCTACCCTCAGCGACGGACAGCGGGACCTTCTTCACCGGGCCTACCAAAACAACGCCAAATGA
- the mraZ gene encoding division/cell wall cluster transcriptional repressor MraZ has translation MTTPYNLLGEYSVTLDAKGRLRLPSSLIKGLGDRDTLKMVVNRGLTNCLTIYPMDVWDTVRKPIDELNSFDRRADKLKRLFYRGATEVVPDSADRILLPKGLQTILKKNLEEGAKLKNLVLIGLNNKIEIWDESEYERMLEDEADEYGSLSEDLLGYSSREPLA, from the coding sequence ATGACCACTCCGTACAATTTACTTGGTGAGTATTCAGTGACCCTTGACGCCAAGGGCCGCCTCCGCTTACCCAGTAGTTTGATCAAGGGATTGGGCGATCGGGACACCCTGAAAATGGTCGTCAACCGCGGCCTTACGAACTGTCTGACCATCTACCCGATGGACGTTTGGGACACCGTTCGCAAGCCCATCGATGAGCTCAATTCCTTCGACCGCCGTGCGGACAAACTGAAGCGCCTCTTTTACCGGGGGGCAACGGAGGTTGTGCCAGATTCTGCCGACCGGATCCTGCTGCCTAAGGGCCTGCAGACCATCCTGAAGAAGAACCTGGAGGAAGGTGCGAAGCTCAAGAACCTCGTGCTCATCGGGCTGAATAACAAAATTGAAATATGGGACGAATCCGAGTACGAACGGATGTTGGAGGATGAAGCTGATGAATACGGCTCGCTCTCCGAAGATCTGCTCGGATATTCTTCACGGGAACCACTAGCCTGA
- the rsmH gene encoding 16S rRNA (cytosine(1402)-N(4))-methyltransferase RsmH, which translates to MSDYHVPVLAHECVEALNLRLGGVYVDVTFGGGGHSRLILEHAKDLDLKLFGFDQDEEARANALTDDRFTFVAANFRHLRNHLRLYGITQIDGLLADLGVSSHQFNQADRGFSYRFDADLDMRMSKTVDRSAADVVNNYDADDLQQVFGEYGEVRNARTLAHAIVEARERQPIVSIQDFLNVCDPLVRGTRPRYLAQVFQALRIEVNDEIGALTDLLAQATDLLIPDTGRLVVISYHSLEDRITKNFLKTGNAKGEMVKDFYGKIDRPYKILTKKPQLPSAEEIQRNSRARSAKLRVGLRVGE; encoded by the coding sequence ATGTCAGACTACCACGTCCCCGTACTGGCCCACGAATGCGTGGAAGCCTTGAATTTACGTCTCGGAGGAGTTTACGTTGATGTAACCTTCGGTGGGGGTGGCCACAGCCGCCTCATCCTCGAACACGCAAAGGACCTCGATCTGAAGCTGTTCGGATTTGACCAGGATGAGGAAGCCCGGGCCAATGCGCTCACCGATGACCGCTTCACCTTCGTAGCGGCCAACTTTCGCCACTTACGTAACCACTTACGCCTGTACGGCATCACCCAAATTGATGGGTTGCTTGCCGACCTGGGGGTTTCCAGCCACCAGTTCAACCAGGCCGACCGTGGGTTCAGTTACCGCTTTGACGCGGATCTGGACATGCGCATGAGCAAGACGGTTGACCGCTCGGCCGCCGACGTAGTGAATAACTACGACGCGGATGACCTGCAGCAGGTCTTTGGTGAATACGGCGAAGTCCGCAACGCCCGCACCCTGGCCCACGCCATCGTGGAAGCCCGGGAGCGCCAGCCGATCGTATCCATTCAGGACTTCCTGAACGTGTGCGATCCGCTAGTTCGTGGCACGCGGCCCCGCTACTTAGCACAAGTTTTTCAAGCATTACGGATAGAAGTCAACGACGAGATCGGCGCACTTACTGATTTATTGGCACAAGCCACCGATTTACTGATACCTGACACAGGCCGACTCGTCGTGATTTCTTACCACTCGCTGGAAGACCGCATCACCAAAAACTTCCTCAAAACCGGTAACGCTAAAGGCGAAATGGTGAAAGACTTTTACGGGAAAATTGACCGACCGTACAAGATCCTCACCAAAAAGCCCCAGTTGCCAAGCGCGGAAGAAATTCAGCGCAACTCCCGCGCCCGTAGCGCTAAACTGCGGGTAGGTCTTAGAGTGGGGGAGTAG
- a CDS encoding FtsL-like putative cell division protein translates to MAVRRKKRGKKLELSALILENLGFLAFLGLLAIIYIGNAHYAEYNVRKIQTLEADIKEQNWLHLTLQSENMYNGLRSEVVETVREDGLRMHRGKPKKLVVSK, encoded by the coding sequence ATGGCAGTTAGAAGAAAAAAACGCGGGAAAAAACTCGAGCTGTCAGCGCTCATTCTGGAGAACCTGGGCTTCCTCGCTTTCCTGGGCTTACTCGCCATCATCTACATCGGTAACGCACACTACGCCGAGTACAACGTCCGTAAGATCCAAACGCTAGAGGCGGACATCAAAGAACAAAACTGGCTGCACCTGACGCTGCAATCCGAGAACATGTATAACGGCCTGCGCTCGGAAGTCGTCGAAACCGTCCGGGAGGACGGCCTGCGGATGCACCGTGGTAAACCGAAAAAACTGGTCGTGAGTAAATAG